A part of Terriglobales bacterium genomic DNA contains:
- a CDS encoding tetratricopeptide repeat protein, producing the protein MGTRLLTVMRWCSKRFIPLLLCALVASGFAQDTARSVRHHPVAVAEDPASDLLDQAETLLSKGDAAGAKPLLEQATQKNPKSYQAWYDLGYAEQALNEHDRAIAAYRKSLEINPKVFEANLNLGMLLASGGQRDEGAKYLKAATELQPASHPERSREHAWLTLGQILLPSDSAGAEQAFLSASKMAPNDPQPHLLLGELYENSGKLDQAKAQYQQSLSATDTQQRAQALRGLVNVAVASKQYAEAETNVRQYLVTAPNDSQAHLLLGRLLAAQGKNDEALHELDAAGNQNDPAVLREKAALLSAVHRETDAIPIYKLLVGTSSNDAQLRYEYGLALMHEHQWAPAEEQLLAAVKLNPNLAPAYGDLAVVASDNQQYDLTLKALEIRTKLLGDNPGTFFLRATALDHLRRFPEATENYRQFLAAANGKYPDEEWKARHRLIAIEKLK; encoded by the coding sequence ATGGGAACTCGTCTTCTAACGGTGATGCGCTGGTGCAGTAAGAGATTTATCCCACTGCTTCTGTGCGCTCTGGTTGCGTCTGGATTCGCTCAAGACACTGCACGATCCGTTCGGCATCATCCTGTCGCTGTCGCGGAAGATCCTGCTTCGGATCTTCTCGATCAGGCCGAAACATTGCTCAGCAAAGGCGATGCTGCCGGAGCAAAGCCGCTTTTAGAGCAAGCCACCCAAAAAAATCCCAAGAGCTATCAGGCGTGGTACGACCTCGGCTACGCCGAACAGGCGCTGAACGAGCATGATCGGGCAATCGCTGCATATCGCAAGTCGCTCGAAATAAATCCCAAGGTATTCGAAGCCAATCTCAATTTGGGAATGCTGCTCGCTTCAGGAGGCCAGAGAGATGAAGGCGCCAAATACCTGAAGGCCGCAACCGAACTGCAGCCGGCGAGCCATCCTGAGCGGAGCAGAGAGCATGCATGGCTCACACTCGGACAGATCCTCCTACCGAGCGATTCAGCCGGAGCTGAACAAGCTTTCCTCAGCGCATCGAAGATGGCGCCGAACGATCCGCAACCGCATTTGCTGCTTGGCGAGTTGTATGAAAACTCCGGCAAGCTTGACCAGGCCAAAGCGCAGTATCAGCAAAGCCTCAGCGCAACGGATACTCAGCAACGTGCGCAGGCACTGCGCGGACTGGTGAACGTCGCTGTCGCCTCAAAGCAATATGCCGAGGCGGAAACAAACGTGCGGCAGTATCTTGTCACCGCGCCCAACGACTCTCAAGCGCATCTGCTTCTGGGACGCCTTCTGGCCGCTCAAGGCAAGAATGACGAAGCACTTCATGAGCTAGACGCAGCCGGCAACCAAAATGATCCGGCCGTGCTGCGCGAAAAAGCCGCGCTACTCAGCGCCGTTCATCGCGAGACTGATGCCATTCCTATTTACAAACTGCTCGTTGGCACGAGCAGCAACGACGCACAGCTTCGCTACGAGTACGGCCTCGCGCTCATGCATGAGCACCAATGGGCGCCTGCGGAGGAGCAACTGCTGGCCGCCGTCAAGTTGAATCCCAATTTGGCTCCGGCGTATGGCGACCTAGCGGTAGTTGCGTCCGACAATCAGCAGTACGATCTCACCTTGAAGGCGCTGGAGATTCGCACTAAGCTGCTGGGCGACAATCCTGGAACGTTCTTCCTGCGTGCGACGGCCTTGGATCATTTGCGGCGCTTTCCGGAAGCCACGGAAAATTATCGCCAATTCCTCGCGGCGGCAAACGGAAAGTATCCTGACGAAGAATGGAAGGCCCGGCACCGGTTGATTGCGATTGAGAAGCTGAAATGA